CGCCGATGCTCTTGCCGAGCTCATCGAGTTCATCGGCAACAGTTTCGAAAGATGTGTTCATCTTACCCATGTCGACAATCATCATCATGTTGAAATACTCCTGCACGATGGTCTGGGAGATATCGAGGATGTTGACGTCTTTCTCTGCCAAATAGGTGCAAACTTTGGCGATGATACCTTTGGTATCCTTGCCTACTACTGTAATAATCGTTCTGTTCATGTAATAAATTCTTTAAATGGAATGTTTAATGCTGCAAAATTACAACTAT
The Segatella copri DNA segment above includes these coding regions:
- a CDS encoding ACT domain-containing protein; amino-acid sequence: MNRTIITVVGKDTKGIIAKVCTYLAEKDVNILDISQTIVQEYFNMMMIVDMGKMNTSFETVADELDELGKSIGVQVKCQREEIFNMMHRI